In Malassezia japonica chromosome 2, complete sequence, one DNA window encodes the following:
- a CDS encoding uncharacterized protein (COG:D; EggNog:ENOG503NVG0): MSQAVPALNSYPNRHSFYGWPNGTAAPPAAPILPRMPSQQAAFPASTNGPALANKPRVRHSTVVPLPTSQIYQEKPAQVTRKSVSRAPRVVNNAVLEEAEYQPEILEYMHTMEKQTMANVELMSVQPELHWFMRPYLVDFLIEIHQSFRLRPETLYLTMNMVDRYVSKRIVYKRHYQLVGCAALLIAAKFEDAKDRVPTVQELSQMCCNAYDTSAFTQMEGHVLSTLDWTLGHPTVESWLRYEYSCAPPANSSTHSVARFLAEVTLFHQSFINTLPSSLAAGAMMLARHICRDPRPSSPAAGRAATAAANQIYAFVAEHVDDLSMILAKKYSYAYYAEASTVVLDWFRKRTAMVKAGEGNAGQYRQETYSSDEEGDSMHSSSPNPSVFSTPSRSLTRDDDDDESLPVTPMSLNSIHDTSMNNVHNHRVSTIVSNAKRQSHGAVDSKHASAAPWMNLNHLKPVAKHSQPQRSRMDMDIDTTGKP, encoded by the coding sequence ATGTCTCAAGCGGTGCCAGCACTAAACTCGTACCCCAATCGTCACAGCTTTTACGGCTGGCCGAACGGTACCGCGGCGCCTCCTGCTGCACCGATTCTCCCTCGTATGCCGTCGCAGCAAGCTGCTTTCCCGGCGTCGACCAATGGTCCTGCTCTGGCCAACAAGCCCCGGGTCCGGCACTCGACTGTTGTGCCTCTGCCCACGTCACAAATTTACCAGGAAAAGCCTGCGCAGGTTACCCGAaagagcgtctcgcgcgcgcctcgcgtcgTTAACAATGCTGTGTTGGAAGAGGCCGAATACCAACCCGAGATTCTGGAGTACATGCACACTATGGAAAAGCAGACGATGGCCAACGTGGAGCTCATGAGTGTTCAGCCGGAGCTGCACTGGTTCATGCGCCCCTACCTGGTGGATTTCTTGATTGAAATTCACCAGTCTTTCCGTCTTCGGCCCGAGACGTTATACCTCACGATGAACATGGTCGACCGCTACGTCTCGAAGCGCATTGTCTACAAGCGCCACTACCAGTTGGTTGGATGTGCAGCTCTGCTTATTGCTGCCAAGTTTGAAGACGCCAAAGACCGTGTGCCTACGGTCCAGGAGCTGAGCCAAATGTGCTGCAACGCCTATGATACCAGTGCCTTTACCCAAATGGAGGGTCACGTCCTGTCGACGCTCGACTGGACTCTTGGCCATCCTACGGTCGAATCGTGGTTGCGCTACGAATATTCGTGCGCCCCGCCGGCGAACTCCAGCACCCACAGCGTTGCTCGTTTCCTTGCGGAAGTTACGCTCTTCCACCAGAGCTTTATTAACACCCTGCCCTCCTCGTTGGCAGCGGGTGCGATGATGCTTGCTCGGCACATTTGTCGTGACCCCCGCCCCTCGTCGCCAGCTGCTGGTCGTGCTGCGACGGCTGCGGCGAACCAAATCTACGCTTTTGTGGCCGAACACGTTGACGATCTGTCTATGATTCTTGCCAAGAAATACTCCTACGCCTACTATGCCGAGGCCTCTACCGTTGTCCTCGACTGGTTCCGTAAGCGTACCGCTATGGTGAAGGCCGGAGAAGGTAATGCTGGCCAATACCGCCAAGAGACGTATTCGAGCGATGAAGAGGGCGACTCTATGCATTCGAGCTCGCCCAACCCATCGGTATTCTCTACCCCGTCGCGGTCACTGACCCgcgacgatgacgacgacgagagcTTGCCGGTTACTCCTATGTCGTTGAACTCGATTCATGATACGTCGATGAATAACGTGCACAACCACCGCGTGAGCACGATCGTGTCCAATGCGAAGCGGCAGTCGCACGGCGCTGTGGACTCCAAGCATGCATCGGCTGCGCCGTGGATGAACTTGAACCACTTGAAGCCTGTCGCCAAGCATTCGCAGCCCCAGCGGTCGCGCATGGACATGGACATTGATACGACGGGGAAACCCTAA
- the RPL30 gene encoding 60S ribosomal protein L30 (EggNog:ENOG503P3X3; COG:J), giving the protein MAPPTTKSKKSTQDNINSKLQLVMKSGKVSLGLKSTLKNMRSGKAKLVLISANTPPLRKSEIEYYAMLSKTAVHHYQGSNIALGTAAGKLFRVGVLTVIDAGDSDLLTSVSA; this is encoded by the exons ATGGCCCCCCCGACCACCAAGAGCAAGAAGTCCACCCAGGACAACATCAACTCCAAGCTCCAGCTTGTGATGAAGTCGGGCAAGGTTTCCCTTGGCCTGAAGAGCACCCTTAAGAACATGCGTTCGGGCAAGGCGAAGCTCGTCCTCATCTCGGCTAACACTCCTCCCCTGCGCAAGTCGGAGATCGAGTACTACGCCATGCTCTCCAAGACCGCTGTGCACCACTACCAGGGCTCGAACATTGCCCTCGGCACTGCGGCTGGTAAGCTCTTCCGTGTTGG CGTTCTCACCGTGATCGACGCTGGTGACAGTGACCTGCTCACGTCCGTGTCGGCTTAA
- the NPR2_2 gene encoding Nitrogen permease regulator 2 (EggNog:ENOG503NWXK; COG:P), with amino-acid sequence MSREMHSSDVRVLVASAPELSSAMKDQIYALLESNMRAMYETYSEWNAVEKRTELEDPVSRFLLVVPKSYDARTTRRTTRHSATTVPPLLGYVMWRYETYDALAHDSVAVPGEDQMEVAYCYELQVAASYRRLKLGSWLLCLLEAVAWQAGMRKVMLTVFKQNVDARAFYTKCSYRLDATSPTDDPSDEYRCVIMSKASPTLLSQQRVAAPH; translated from the exons ATGTCGCGCGAAATGCACTCAAG TGATGTGCGCGTGTTGGTTGCCAGTGCGCCGGAGCTTTCCTCTGCGATGAAAGACCAGATTTATGCTCTCCTCGAAAGCAATATGCGCGCCATGTACGAGACGTACTCGGAGTGGAACGCTGTCGAGAAGCGCACTGAGCTGGAAGACCCCGTCTCGCGTTTTTTGCTCGTAGTCCCCAAGTCCTACGATgcgcggacgacgcgccggacAACACGGCACAGCGCCACAACTGTACCTCCCCTGCTTGGATACGTCATGTGGCGGTACGAGACGTACGACGCGCTAGCGCACGACTCTGTCGCGGTGCCCGGCGAAGACCAAATGGAGGTCGCTTACTG CTATGAACTGCAGGTGGCTGCCTCCTATCGCCGGCTCAAGCTTGGGTCATGGCTTTTGTGCCTGCTTGAGGCTGTGGCATGGCAAGCAGGCATGCGCAAAGTCATGTTGACAGTCTTTAAGCAAAATGTCGACGCGCGTGCATTTTATACCAAATGTTCCTACCGCCTGGACGCCACTTCCCCCACTGACGACCCCAGCGATGAGTACCGCTGTGTGATCATGAGCAAGGCGTCCCCCACGCTCCTTTCGCAGCAACGAGTGGCAGCGCCACACTAG
- the MBF1 gene encoding multiprotein-bridging factor 1 (EggNog:ENOG503P40Q; COG:K; BUSCO:EOG09264MN3): MSAWDQTVVIGQKVRPGGGNTGPRGPTAIERAKQVGAVKENDRKTAAGTNKGHQGTDHQRIAKLDRENEVAPPPKVPPTVGKAIGQGRQAKGLTQKELGVKINEKPNVIADYESGRAIPNPQILGKMERVVGVKLRGKDIGAPVCVPCV, from the exons ATGTCTGCTTGGGATCAGACTGTTGTTATCGGCCAAAAAGTCCGCCCCGGAGGTGGCAACACGGGACCTCGTGGTCCTACTGCTATTGAGCGTGCCAAGCAGGTCGGCGCCGTGAAGGAAAACGACCGGAAGA CTGCTGCTGGCACGAACAAGGGTCACCAGGGCACCGACCACCAGCGCATTGCGAAGCTCGACCGTGAGAACGAGGTTGCTCCTCCTCCCAAGGTCCCTCCGACGGTCGGCAAGGCTATCGGCCAGGGCCGTCAGGCCAAGGGTCTTACTCAGAAGGAACTTGGTGTGAAGATCAACGAGAAGCCCAACGTCATCGCCGACTATGAGAGCGGACGTGCTATTCCCAACCCCCAGATTCTCGGCAAGATGGAGCGCGTGGTCGGCGTGAAGCTGCGTG GCAAGGACATTGGCGCTCCTGTATGTGTTCCATGTGTATAA
- a CDS encoding uncharacterized protein (EggNog:ENOG503P46Q; COG:S), with translation MSLNVTPESTAANKERQAESIRDEWIKVMQIRLVREELQKCYRAEGENHYQVCAPIVSVYDDLLKEAKVKGYRTIDA, from the exons ATGAGTCTGAACGTCACGCCTGAGAGCACGGCCG CGAACAAGGAGCGGCAGGCCGAGTCGATCCGCGACGAGTGGATCAAGGTCATGCAGATCCGTCTCGTGCGTGAGGAGCTGCAAAAGTGCTACCGTGCCGAGGGCGAGAACCACTACCAGGTGTGCGCGCCGATCGTGAGCGTGTACGACGATCTGCTCAAGGAGGCCAAG GTCAAGGGCTACCGCACCATCGATGCCTAG
- the TRM8_2 gene encoding tRNA (guanine(46)-N(7))-methyltransferase (COG:J; EggNog:ENOG503NU0S), with translation MGKRKRVQDAAQTIALEQEAQHPNAIAGRVVIPQKRCPKEPSDMDWTAHYPELCAPAADGTVSKKVEFADIGCGFGGLLMRLAPLFPDTLMLGMEIRTQVTQYVHDKILALRLAHKQAKDGDAPSAPAAAEAAEIDEDADERQQNERMVAEAGHVAGGYQNISVIRSNAMKFLPNFFEQGQLSKIFFLFPDPHFKARKHKARIISPTLLAEYAYVLRPGGIVYTITDVRDLHEWMVKHLTNFPLFRRIPDEELADDPCVDAVTYSTEEGRKVERNAGDKFFAAFVRLPDPEVGEE, from the exons ATGGGCAAGCGGAAGCGCGtgcaggacgcggcgcagacgatcgcgctcgagcaggaagCGCAGCACCCCAATGCGATTGCGGGGCGCGTCGTGATTCCGCAGAAGCGGTG CCCCAAGGAGCCTTCCGACATGGACTGGACCGCACACTATCCCGAGCTgtgtgcgcctgctgcggATGGCACGGTGAGCAAAAAAGTGGAATTCGCCGACATTGGCTGCGGCTTCGGCGGCCTGCTgatgcgcctcgcgccgctgttCCCCGACACGCTCATGCTCGGCATGGAGATCCGGACGCAGGTGACGCAGTACGTGCACGACAAgatccttgcgctgcgtctcgcACACAAGCAGGCCAaggacggcgacgcgccctcggcgcctgccgcggccgaggcggcggagATCGACGaagacgccgacgagcgccagcaAAACGAGCGCatggtcgccgaggcgggccACGTCGCGGGAGGCTACCAGAACATTAGCGTGATCCGCTCGAACGCGATGAAGTTCCTGCCGAACTTTTTCGAGCAGGGCCAGCTGAGCAAGATCTTTTTCCTGTTCCCCGACCCTCACTTCAAGGCGCGGAAGCACAAAGCGCGCATTATCTCGCCAACTCTTTTGGCCGAGTACGCATACGTCCTGCGCCCGGGTGGCATCGTCTACACGATTaccgacgtgcgcgacctgcacgAGTGGATGGTCAAGCACCTGACCAACTTCCCCCTCTTTCGCCGGATtccggacgaggagctcgccgacgacccgTGTGTGGATGCGGTGACATACAGCACCGAGGAGGGACGCAAAGTCGAGCGGAATGCGGGCGACAAGTTCTTTGCCGCATTTGTCCGCTTGCCAGATCccgaggtcggcgaggagtAG
- a CDS encoding non-specific serine/threonine protein kinase (EggNog:ENOG503NZRP; COG:T) has product MVHLGELRDEANHFVAIKEFGKMRLRRNLRVAQHRRPREPNKKPEVKKENEDPLYLVRTEVAIMKKLHHPNVIRLFEVLDDSDREELYMVYEYCSGGVVYNVKPGEQTTPLSEEMAHKYFIQILSGIDYLHVHGIVHRDIKPDNILLTQGGETCKMVDFGVSEMFVKPGDDTMRRTAGSPAFMSPALCEAGHGETHGCPDDIWAFGVTLYCMVVGRLPFYKENLYDLYESVQHDELQLDDHLSPECCDLLKRMLDKNENTRITVPEMYKHPWVSPKTGEPIPTLEEIEKNMVEEITEEDVQCAICRISSVFAVARAVSKFKRHSTMRRDSETPSDSSGGSVQQLP; this is encoded by the exons ATGGTCcaccttggcgagcttCGCGACGAAGCCAACCATTTTGTTGCAATTAAGGAGTTTGGTAAAATGCGACTGCGCCGCAACCTACGTGTGGCCCAGCACCGCAGGCCTCGAGAGCCAAACAAGAAGCCCGAAGTCAAAAAGGAAAACGAAGATCCGCTCTACCTTGTCCGCACGGAGGTCGCTATTATGAAAAAGCTGCATCACCCTAATGTCATTCGTTTGTtcgaggtcctcgacgacTCCGACAGAGAAGAGCTGTACATGGTGTACGAGTACTGCTCGGGCGGTGTTGTGTACAACGTCAAGCCAGGCGAGCAAACCACCCCTCTCTCCGAAGAAATGGCCCACAAGTATTTCATCCAGATACTGAGCGGAATTGACTATCTTCATGTGCACGGCATTGTCCATCGTGATATCAAGCCGGATAACATTTTGCTTACCCAGGGAGGCGAAACGTGCAAGATGGTCGACTTTGGTGTCTCGGAAATGTTTGTCAAACCCGGCGACGACACAATGCGCCGGACCGCTGGAAGCCCCGCATTTATGAGTCCGGCGCTTTGTGAGGCAGGTCATGGAGAGACGCACGGGTGTCCGGACGATATCTGGGCGTTTGGCGTGACGCTGTACTGCATGGTCGTGGGACGTCTGCCTTTCTACAAAGAAAACTTGTATGATTTGTACGAGTCTGTGCAGCATGACGAACTCCAGCTGGACGACCACCTCTCCCCCGAATGCTGCGACCTGCTCAagcgcatgctcgacaAAAACGAGAACACACGTATTACGGTCCCAGAAATGTACAAGCATCCCTGGGTCTCGCCTAAAACCGGTGAGCCTATTCCTACTTTGGAAGAGATCGAAAAGAACATGGTCGAAGAAATTACCGAGGAGGATGTGCAATGCGCCATTTGCCGCATCTCCAGCGTGTttgccgtcgcgcgtgccgtgTCCAAGTTCAAGCGCCACagcacgatgcgccgcgactcGGAAACCCCGTCGGATAGCAGCGGAGGCTCCGTGCAACAGC TTCCCTAA
- the ESF2_1 gene encoding RNA-binding ATPase activator esf2 (COG:D; COG:K; EggNog:ENOG503NZ3E), translated as MVSFNCDGCGDVVKKPKLAQHYNRCYAPFTCLDCSVQFATPKDAHTSCITEDEKYQKSDNGAQSTQAQQTTPVTPALVQPVAKDTTLQDNAASVKGVRTETNNGKEDKKRKRDTEDAKEKDTKKSKPAKKSVGIDSVKSMTQSIAKKGGKVPFSDIVKQLAKNNGLKSKAVKKSLLKKLQVSVLPDGTVQLS; from the exons ATGGTCTCGTTTAATTGCGATGGATGCGGCGATGTGGTGAAGAAGCCCAAGCTCGCCCAGCACTACAACCGTTGCTATGCTCCGTTTACTTGTCTGGACTGTAGCGTCCAATTTGCGACGCCGAAGGATGCCCACACTTCGTGTATTACGGAAGACGAGAAGTACCAAAAAAG TGATAATGGTGCTCAGAGCACGCAAGCTCAGCAGACCACGCCTGTGACTCCCGCGCTTGTGCAGCCCGTCGCTAAGGATACCACATTGCAGGACAATGCTGCTAGCGTCAAGGGTGTGCGGACGGAGACAAACAATGGGAAGGAGGACAAGAAACGCAAGAGGGACACGGAGGATGCAAAGGAAAAGGATACCAAAAAGTCGAAGCCTGCGAAAAAGTCGGTTGGGATTGATTCGGTCAAGTCAATGACGCAGAGTATTGCCAAGAAGGGCGGAAAGGTGCCTTTCAGCGACATTGTGAAGCAGCTGGCCAAGAACAATGGCCTGAAGTCAAAGGCAGTCAAAAAGAGTTTGCTGAAGAAACTGCAGGTTTCTGTCCTTCCGGATGGCACTGTGCAGCTCTCGTAA
- the RPL37A gene encoding 60S ribosomal protein L37A (EggNog:ENOG503P54H; COG:J) — MTKGTTSFGKRHTKTHTVCRRCNNRSFHRQKKTCASCGYPSAKTRNYQWGQKAIRRKTTGSGRMRYLKTVPRRAKNGFRTGTASKSVAA, encoded by the exons ATGACCAAGGGTACGACCTCGTTTGGTAAGCGCCA CACCAAGACGCACACCGTTTGCCGTCGCTGCAACAACCGTTCGTTCCACCGTCAGAAGAAGA CTTGCGCTTCGTGCGGTTACCCCAGCGCCAAGACCCGCAACTACCAGTGGGGCCAGAAGGCCATCCGCCGGAAGACCACCGGCTCGGGCCGCATGCGCTACCTGAAGActgtgccgcgccgcgcgaagAACGGCTTCCGCACCGGCACTGCCTCTAAGTCGGTGGCGGCGTAA
- a CDS encoding uncharacterized protein (MEROPS:MER0030133; COG:J; EggNog:ENOG503NYNR), which produces MADQNTFAASSALHLSFPPAASGVFHSRSITGVKIHPVALFSILDHYLRRDASQPRVIGTLLGIRSEAEVEVRNCFAVPHSESEDPWQIQLDAEHHRRMLELHQRVRPEEVVLGWYSTSPELNSNSALIQDHFSRETAPHQAIHLTLNTNVADEKDGLGVKAYVSSLLGTTSKPENCTFLSLPTALLTSEPEQTALRHIAKPTGSESETDLNALAASLEQVNAQLERVLTYVRKVLSGEVEGDKAVGRYLSDTIGVVPAGLDGPVLEKLFNSHLQDVFMVSYLAKIVSAQAEVSTRLALLS; this is translated from the exons ATGGCTGACCAGAATACGTTTGCGGCGTCCTCGGCGCTTCACCTGAGCTTCCCTCCTGCGGCCTCGGGTGTATTCCACTCGCGTTCCATTACCGGTGTCAAGATCCACCCC GTGGCTCTCTTTTCCATTTTGGACCACTACCTTCGCCGCGATGCGTCGCAGCCCCGTGTGATTGGTACTCTGCTTGGTATCCGcagcgaggccgaggtcgaggtcCGCAACTGCTTTGCTGTGCCTCAcagcgagagcgaggaCCCCTGGCAGATCCAGCtggacgccgagcaccaccgccgcatgctcgagctgcaccaGCGTGTGCGTCCCGAGGAGGTGGTGCTGGGCTGGTACAGCACCTCGCCTGAGCTCAACTCGAACAGTGCGTTGATCCAGGACCACTTCTCGCGCGAGACTGCGCCCCACCAGGCGATCCATCTCACCCTGAATACCAACGTCGCCGACGAAAAGGATGGGCTGGGCGTCAAGGCGTACGTTAGctcgctgctcggcaccaCATCCAAGCCCGAGAACTGCACGTTCCTGTCGCTCCCTACGGCCCTCCTTACGTCGGAGCCCGAGCAGACGGCGCTGAGGCACATTGCCAAGCCCACCGGCTCCGAGTCCGAGACGGACCTgaacgcgctcgccgcctcgctcgagcaggtgaACGCACAGCTGGAGCGTGTCCTGACATATGTGCGCAAGGTGCTCTctggcgaggtcgagggcGACAAGGCCGTCGGCCGCTACCTCAGCGACACGATCGGCGTGGTTCCTGCCGGCCTCGATGGCCCGGTGCTCGAGAAGCTGTTCAACTCGCACCTGCAGGACGTCTTTATGGTCTCCTACCTTGCCAAGATTGTCagcgcgcaggccgaggtATCTACGCGTCTGGCGCTCCTGTCCTAG